A region from the Sandaracinus amylolyticus genome encodes:
- a CDS encoding RCC1 domain-containing protein has protein sequence MVHAAVARRIALALAASLCVAACTYRFDRDFRPGDAGFDAPMQALDAHVPMDAPVSECEGAEDGTPCASGMCAGGACCGGCLSAEGCEVGDTADACGSAGRVCRRCSSDTPFCVAGRCGVEHPMAEIALGSAHSCARDHEGRVYCWGSDRAGQLGVRPPEGACETDEPLLVTLPMPARAISAGTAGTCAVLVDGSGWCWGAGLAGAGVDSPPSTCLEPGTEVMRAAPASIDPVRVVPDEPPLAWRTIAVGDRVRYGVNAAGAAFFWGDYEYDDTPPPDQPVRLTGAMPELVALQVDAQYALALDGDGGLYSWGRSPVPGALRAALTDAPLVTDVVAIAAGILHTCWAYASGDIECRGQTVPDAWAPGPAGGRLVPRADEGRVTSIAVTYLSTSIAVCWVNEHLELWCAGRTSPVALSTAREFTFVDAGVYQLGALDVAGRLWTWHIANGPDRATARALP, from the coding sequence ATGGTACACGCGGCCGTCGCGCGGCGCATTGCGTTGGCGCTCGCTGCTTCGCTGTGCGTCGCGGCGTGCACGTACAGGTTCGATCGCGACTTCCGCCCGGGCGACGCGGGGTTCGACGCGCCGATGCAAGCGCTCGACGCGCACGTGCCGATGGACGCACCAGTGTCGGAGTGCGAGGGCGCGGAGGACGGGACCCCGTGCGCGTCGGGGATGTGCGCGGGCGGCGCGTGCTGCGGCGGATGTTTGTCGGCCGAAGGGTGCGAAGTGGGTGACACCGCGGACGCGTGCGGAAGCGCGGGCCGCGTGTGCCGGCGCTGCTCGAGTGACACGCCCTTCTGCGTCGCGGGGCGGTGTGGCGTCGAGCACCCGATGGCCGAGATCGCGCTGGGCTCGGCGCACTCGTGTGCGCGTGATCACGAAGGCCGCGTGTACTGCTGGGGATCGGATCGCGCGGGGCAGCTCGGTGTGCGTCCCCCCGAGGGCGCGTGCGAGACGGACGAGCCGCTGCTCGTGACGCTGCCGATGCCGGCACGCGCGATCAGCGCGGGCACCGCCGGCACGTGCGCGGTGCTGGTCGACGGAAGCGGTTGGTGCTGGGGCGCGGGGCTCGCCGGCGCGGGCGTCGACAGCCCGCCGAGCACGTGCCTCGAGCCCGGCACCGAGGTGATGCGCGCTGCGCCCGCGTCGATCGATCCGGTGCGCGTGGTGCCCGACGAGCCGCCGCTCGCGTGGCGCACCATCGCGGTCGGCGATCGTGTTCGCTACGGCGTGAACGCGGCCGGCGCTGCGTTCTTCTGGGGCGACTACGAGTACGACGACACACCGCCGCCCGATCAGCCGGTGCGCCTCACCGGCGCGATGCCCGAGCTCGTCGCGCTGCAGGTCGACGCGCAGTACGCGCTCGCGCTCGACGGTGACGGTGGGCTCTACAGCTGGGGCCGGAGCCCGGTGCCCGGCGCGCTGCGCGCCGCGCTCACCGACGCGCCGCTCGTCACCGACGTCGTCGCGATCGCCGCGGGGATCCTCCACACGTGCTGGGCCTACGCGAGCGGCGACATCGAGTGTCGCGGGCAGACGGTGCCCGACGCGTGGGCGCCCGGGCCGGCCGGCGGGCGCCTCGTTCCGCGCGCCGACGAGGGCCGGGTGACGTCGATCGCGGTGACGTACCTCTCGACCTCGATCGCGGTGTGCTGGGTGAACGAGCACCTCGAGCTGTGGTGCGCGGGTCGGACCTCGCCGGTCGCGCTCTCGACGGCGCGCGAGTTCACGTTCGTCGACGCCGGCGTCTATCAGCTCGGCGCGCTCGACGTCGCAGGGCGCCTCTGGACCTGGCACATCGCGAACGGCCCCGATCGCGCGACGGCGCGCGCGCTGCCGTGA
- a CDS encoding NAD(P)-dependent oxidoreductase: MARVSILGAGRMGAALVRALAKAGHAVTVWNRTESKARALEPAGARTARSLVDAVDADLVIDIVSDYDTSAALLRDAEVQRALRGTTLLELASGTPAEAQRAGAWAEEHGIRYLDGAIMATPDFIGQPGCTILYSGPTELFEAHQATLRALADNGLYLGREIGHANVLDNAILVVLWGAVHGVLHGAAICEAERFSLATFRGALRGSWPVVEPLLSSALERIEGRRWAADATTQSALAPGLASVRHLLAISEAHGIDAGLPQAFHRVIQRAVERGHRDDDIASAYEGMR, translated from the coding sequence ATGGCGAGAGTTTCGATCCTGGGCGCGGGGCGCATGGGCGCCGCGCTGGTGCGCGCGCTCGCGAAGGCGGGGCACGCGGTGACGGTGTGGAATCGGACGGAGTCGAAGGCACGAGCCCTCGAGCCCGCGGGCGCGCGGACCGCGCGCTCGCTCGTCGATGCGGTCGACGCCGATCTCGTGATCGACATCGTGAGCGACTACGACACGAGCGCGGCGCTGCTGCGCGACGCCGAGGTGCAGCGCGCGCTGCGCGGCACGACGCTGCTCGAGCTCGCGTCGGGGACGCCCGCCGAGGCGCAGCGCGCGGGCGCGTGGGCGGAGGAGCACGGCATTCGTTACCTCGACGGCGCGATCATGGCGACGCCCGACTTCATCGGTCAGCCGGGCTGCACGATCCTGTACTCGGGGCCGACGGAGCTCTTCGAGGCGCACCAGGCGACGCTGCGCGCGCTCGCGGACAACGGGCTCTATCTCGGTCGCGAGATCGGGCATGCGAACGTGCTCGACAACGCGATCCTCGTGGTGCTCTGGGGCGCGGTGCACGGTGTGCTGCACGGGGCGGCGATCTGCGAGGCGGAGCGCTTCTCGCTCGCGACGTTCCGCGGAGCGCTCCGAGGTTCGTGGCCGGTGGTCGAGCCGCTGCTCTCCTCGGCGCTCGAGCGCATCGAGGGGCGGCGCTGGGCCGCGGACGCGACGACGCAGTCGGCGCTCGCGCCCGGTCTGGCGTCGGTGCGTCACCTCCTCGCGATCAGCGAAGCGCACGGCATCGACGCCGGGCTGCCGCAGGCGTTCCATCGCGTGATCCAGCGCGCGGTCGAGCGCGGTCATCGCGACGACGACATCGCGTCGGCCTACGAAGGCATGCGCTGA
- a CDS encoding class I SAM-dependent methyltransferase, with amino-acid sequence MPMTTMRNQDQAALWNDASGKTWAEMQDVLDRMLAPFEPLLVDAAFPGEGKRVLDVGCGAGATTLAMAKRLGPRGHCLGVDISAPLIAAAEARAIAPAVFLRADAQTHEFTPHDFDAVISRFGVMFFDDPVAAFTNIRRAARPHASLTFVAWRSPAENSFFTLAARAAAPFVPLRAPDPDAPGQFAFADGARIRRILDASGWTSVDVRAVDVPTHIEEHDLIAYVTKLGPVGLALRDADETTRTRTTEALRAAYAPSLRDGAARFSAASWLVTARAS; translated from the coding sequence CTGCCCATGACCACCATGCGCAATCAGGATCAGGCTGCCCTCTGGAACGACGCGAGCGGCAAGACGTGGGCGGAGATGCAGGACGTGCTCGATCGCATGCTCGCCCCGTTCGAGCCGCTCCTCGTCGACGCCGCGTTCCCCGGCGAAGGAAAGCGCGTGCTCGACGTCGGCTGCGGCGCGGGCGCGACGACGCTCGCGATGGCGAAGCGGCTCGGGCCTCGCGGTCACTGTCTCGGCGTCGACATCTCCGCGCCGCTGATCGCGGCCGCCGAAGCACGCGCGATCGCGCCCGCGGTGTTCCTCCGCGCCGACGCCCAGACCCACGAGTTCACACCGCACGACTTCGACGCGGTGATCTCGCGCTTCGGCGTCATGTTCTTCGACGATCCCGTCGCCGCGTTCACGAACATCCGGCGGGCGGCGCGACCGCACGCGTCGCTCACGTTCGTCGCGTGGAGGAGCCCCGCGGAGAACTCGTTCTTCACGCTCGCGGCGCGCGCCGCGGCGCCGTTCGTCCCGCTGCGCGCGCCCGATCCCGACGCGCCCGGCCAGTTCGCGTTCGCCGACGGAGCGCGGATCCGTCGCATCCTCGACGCGAGCGGATGGACGAGCGTCGACGTGCGCGCGGTCGACGTGCCCACGCATATCGAGGAGCACGATCTGATCGCCTACGTGACGAAGCTCGGCCCGGTGGGGCTCGCGCTGCGCGACGCCGACGAGACGACGCGCACGCGCACGACCGAAGCGCTGCGCGCGGCGTACGCTCCGTCGCTGCGAGATGGCGCTGCGCGGTTCAGCGCGGCGAGCTGGCTCGTCACCGCGCGCGCGTCGTAG
- a CDS encoding serine/threonine-protein kinase: MVADAREAPERDGAHRVSRVYAPGEQIDRYEVLGLLGRGGMAVVYAVRRRGVGRFERTLALKMMLPHLTEDESYLSMFLDEIRIVSRIEHPNVVQVLDVGEHDGSPFMVMELLRGRTLAACLARRPPPALIAAWIAQVAEGLHAAHEVRDSDGTWLRVVHRDVSAANVHVALDGRARVLDFGIAGAVGRLTTTRHGELKGRIAMMAPEAITRSAEIDRRADVWALGVLAWESFTGERLFRGDSDAETMWRVLHAPIPPLGESAPEPLRDVIAACLVREHGARLATAADVADPFRAYAEREGATELALAAWVEETFGAELQGATPSAPRRRARRADERSDEVTATPTVHEPGASDEPSIAVEIGTPVARSARPRALRIAAIALSLLGAAAVAWALAGAPSEGSTAEASEPTVTPSEPALVPPSPPSPVVPAPAAAEAPVVVDPAPVEVAPAEERAAPRRASSRRISRERSAPETERAATPARFEGRLLDSPYPGGG; this comes from the coding sequence ATGGTAGCCGATGCGCGCGAGGCGCCCGAGCGCGACGGCGCGCATCGCGTGTCGCGCGTGTATGCGCCCGGCGAGCAGATCGATCGGTACGAGGTGCTCGGCTTGCTCGGCCGCGGCGGCATGGCCGTGGTGTACGCGGTGCGGCGCCGCGGCGTCGGGCGCTTCGAGCGGACGCTCGCGCTCAAGATGATGCTCCCGCACCTCACCGAGGACGAGTCGTACCTCTCGATGTTCCTCGACGAGATCCGGATCGTCTCGCGCATCGAGCATCCGAACGTCGTGCAGGTCCTCGACGTGGGCGAGCACGACGGCTCGCCGTTCATGGTGATGGAGCTCCTGCGCGGCCGGACGCTCGCGGCATGCCTCGCGCGGCGCCCTCCGCCCGCGCTGATCGCGGCGTGGATCGCGCAGGTCGCAGAGGGCCTGCACGCCGCGCACGAGGTGCGCGACTCCGACGGGACGTGGCTGCGCGTCGTGCACCGCGACGTCAGCGCGGCGAACGTGCACGTCGCGCTCGACGGGCGCGCGCGCGTGCTCGACTTCGGCATCGCGGGCGCGGTGGGACGGCTCACCACGACGCGCCACGGCGAGCTCAAGGGGCGGATCGCGATGATGGCGCCCGAGGCGATCACACGGAGCGCGGAGATCGATCGCCGCGCCGACGTGTGGGCGCTCGGCGTGCTCGCGTGGGAGTCGTTCACCGGCGAGCGTCTCTTCCGCGGCGACAGCGACGCGGAGACGATGTGGCGCGTGCTCCACGCGCCGATCCCGCCGCTCGGCGAGAGCGCGCCCGAGCCGCTGCGCGACGTGATCGCAGCGTGCCTGGTGCGCGAGCACGGCGCGCGGCTCGCGACGGCTGCGGACGTGGCGGACCCGTTCCGCGCGTACGCCGAGCGCGAGGGCGCGACCGAGCTCGCGCTCGCCGCGTGGGTCGAAGAGACGTTCGGCGCCGAGCTCCAGGGCGCGACGCCCTCCGCGCCGCGAAGACGCGCGCGCCGCGCGGACGAGCGCTCCGACGAAGTCACGGCGACGCCGACCGTGCACGAGCCCGGCGCGAGCGACGAGCCCAGCATCGCGGTGGAGATCGGCACGCCGGTCGCGCGCTCCGCGAGGCCGCGCGCGCTGCGCATCGCCGCGATCGCGCTGTCGCTGCTGGGCGCAGCCGCCGTGGCGTGGGCGCTCGCGGGCGCGCCGAGCGAGGGCTCGACCGCCGAGGCGAGCGAGCCGACGGTCACCCCGAGCGAGCCCGCTCTTGTTCCTCCTTCTCCTCCGTCGCCGGTCGTGCCCGCGCCTGCCGCCGCGGAAGCACCGGTCGTCGTCGATCCCGCGCCGGTCGAGGTCGCGCCCGCGGAGGAGCGCGCTGCCCCGCGCCGCGCGTCGTCGCGCCGTATCTCGCGCGAGCGCAGCGCGCCGGAGACCGAGCGCGCCGCCACGCCCGCGCGCTTCGAAGGACGTCTCCTCGACAGCCCCTACCCCGGTGGAGGCTGA
- a CDS encoding helix-turn-helix domain-containing protein: protein MTDDLDISEVARRSGVPASTLRFYEEKGLIEPTRRRGARRQFDPGVLERLALIALGRVAGFSLDEIARMFASDGAPRIERAMLRAKADELDQTIARLTALRDGLRHAAACSAPSHMECPRFRRIVRLAATGRLEPTKQAPPARSRRR from the coding sequence GTGACGGACGATCTCGACATCTCGGAGGTCGCGCGGCGCTCCGGCGTGCCCGCCTCGACGCTGCGGTTCTACGAGGAAAAGGGGCTCATCGAGCCCACTCGGCGGCGCGGGGCACGTCGGCAATTCGACCCGGGTGTGCTGGAGCGACTGGCGCTGATCGCGCTCGGTCGTGTCGCGGGGTTCTCGCTCGACGAGATCGCTCGGATGTTCGCGTCGGACGGCGCGCCGCGCATCGAGCGCGCGATGCTGCGGGCGAAGGCCGACGAGCTGGACCAGACGATCGCGCGGCTCACCGCGCTGCGTGACGGGCTGCGCCACGCGGCCGCGTGCTCCGCGCCGAGCCACATGGAGTGTCCGCGCTTCCGACGCATCGTGCGCCTCGCCGCGACGGGTCGCCTCGAGCCCACGAAGCAGGCGCCGCCTGCGCGATCGCGGCGGCGCTGA
- a CDS encoding IS110 family transposase: MGTKLGSEAPGHAITVERNMRFVGIDIGSEKHVVAIVDETGKPLRKPIPFSEDASGYERLRSMLGEAADAFVAMEATGHYWQNLFAFLHAAGFQIALLNPTRTSRFAAEDLRRAKTDALDALGIARFAQQKRPAATPMPDAATLELRELMRLRDRLVQDLGDRARQVHRALDLSFPELTDHVRDVASAKATTLLVVCPTAEKFRAADPKVLAELKYDGRHVIGLELAKALCEAAKTSVGRHQGTPYELQIRYACEDIATLRARIRKLDEDISQSLDRHEVGKLLTTIDGIGDNTAARMIASIDFDGFKSAAALAAYVGVAPLVNHSGKRQPLRGHACAMGDADLRAKLWMPTLRAVTHNPWLKAFYARLVAAGKPKKLAIIAAMRKLLGAIMSVARTRTPFVPKLAAA, from the coding sequence ATGGGCACGAAGCTCGGCTCCGAGGCTCCCGGGCACGCGATCACGGTCGAGAGGAACATGAGATTCGTCGGGATCGACATCGGTTCGGAGAAGCACGTCGTCGCAATCGTGGACGAGACGGGCAAGCCGCTGCGCAAGCCAATACCGTTCTCCGAGGACGCATCGGGCTACGAGCGACTGCGCTCGATGCTCGGTGAGGCGGCAGACGCATTCGTCGCGATGGAGGCGACCGGGCACTACTGGCAGAACCTGTTCGCGTTCCTCCACGCGGCGGGCTTCCAGATCGCGCTGCTGAACCCGACGCGCACGTCGCGGTTCGCGGCCGAGGACCTGCGCCGCGCGAAGACGGACGCGCTGGATGCGCTCGGCATCGCGCGGTTCGCGCAGCAGAAGCGGCCTGCCGCGACGCCGATGCCCGATGCAGCGACGCTCGAGCTGCGGGAGCTGATGCGTCTGCGCGACCGGCTGGTGCAGGACCTCGGTGACCGCGCGCGACAGGTCCATCGCGCGCTGGACCTGAGCTTCCCGGAGCTCACCGACCACGTGCGCGACGTGGCATCGGCCAAGGCCACTACGCTGCTCGTCGTGTGCCCGACCGCCGAGAAGTTCCGAGCAGCTGACCCGAAGGTCCTGGCCGAGCTGAAGTACGACGGGCGCCACGTCATCGGTCTCGAACTCGCAAAGGCGCTCTGCGAGGCCGCCAAGACCAGCGTGGGCCGGCACCAGGGCACGCCCTACGAGCTGCAGATCCGCTACGCGTGCGAGGACATCGCGACGCTCCGGGCGCGCATCAGGAAGCTCGACGAAGACATCAGCCAGAGCCTGGATCGGCATGAGGTCGGCAAGCTGCTGACGACCATCGACGGCATCGGAGACAACACTGCGGCGCGCATGATCGCCTCGATCGACTTCGACGGCTTCAAGAGCGCCGCCGCGCTCGCGGCGTACGTCGGCGTCGCTCCGCTCGTGAACCACTCGGGCAAACGCCAGCCGCTGCGAGGCCACGCCTGCGCGATGGGCGACGCCGACCTGCGCGCCAAGCTCTGGATGCCGACGTTGCGCGCCGTGACCCACAACCCGTGGCTGAAGGCTTTCTACGCGCGCCTGGTCGCCGCCGGCAAACCGAAGAAGCTCGCGATCATCGCCGCGATGCGCAAGCTCCTCGGCGCCATCATGAGCGTGGCGCGCACGCGCACCCCGTTCGTGCCGAAGCTCGCGGCAGCCTGA
- a CDS encoding NADP-dependent oxidoreductase: MRAIRVHRFGGIEEMALEEVPVPTPGEGEVLVRVAAAGVGPWDAYVRSGTSVLGQKVPLTPGSDISGVVERVGPDVKDLAPGDEVYGATNGLFTGGYAEHAIARASMLAPKPTRMSHVEAAAVPVVGVTAWEMVFEHARVAPGQRVLVHGGAGSLGAIIVQLASRAGAHVVATAHARDLDEVLRLGAREVIDPKTTRFEDRARDVDVVLDTVGGETLARSLEIVKQGGIVVSAASQPDAARAAARGVRALYFIVKVSRETLSRLAERIDRGELVVRVGEVLPLAEARAAHEMLAGKPHRRGKIVLTTEAAAPA, from the coding sequence ATGCGAGCGATCCGAGTGCATCGGTTCGGCGGCATCGAGGAGATGGCGCTCGAAGAGGTCCCGGTCCCGACGCCCGGCGAGGGCGAGGTCCTGGTGCGCGTCGCCGCGGCAGGCGTGGGTCCGTGGGACGCATACGTACGCAGCGGGACGAGCGTGCTCGGGCAGAAGGTGCCGCTCACGCCGGGCTCGGACATCTCGGGCGTGGTCGAGCGCGTCGGGCCCGACGTGAAGGACCTCGCGCCGGGCGACGAGGTGTATGGCGCGACCAACGGTCTCTTCACCGGCGGGTACGCGGAGCACGCGATCGCGCGCGCTTCGATGCTCGCGCCGAAGCCGACGCGCATGAGCCACGTCGAGGCCGCGGCAGTGCCGGTCGTCGGCGTGACGGCGTGGGAGATGGTGTTCGAGCACGCGCGCGTCGCGCCCGGCCAGCGCGTGCTGGTGCACGGCGGCGCCGGGAGCCTCGGCGCGATCATCGTACAGCTCGCGTCGCGCGCCGGCGCGCACGTCGTCGCGACGGCGCATGCGCGCGATCTCGACGAGGTGCTCCGGCTCGGCGCGCGCGAGGTGATCGATCCGAAGACGACGCGCTTCGAGGACCGCGCCCGCGACGTGGACGTCGTGCTCGACACGGTGGGCGGCGAAACGCTCGCGCGCTCGCTCGAGATCGTGAAGCAGGGCGGCATCGTGGTGTCCGCGGCCTCGCAGCCCGACGCCGCGCGCGCCGCCGCGCGAGGCGTGCGCGCGCTCTACTTCATCGTGAAGGTGAGCCGCGAGACGCTCTCGCGGCTCGCCGAGCGGATCGACCGCGGCGAGCTCGTCGTCCGGGTGGGCGAGGTGCTCCCGCTCGCCGAGGCGCGCGCCGCGCACGAGATGCTCGCCGGCAAGCCGCATCGCCGAGGGAAGATCGTGCTCACGACCGAGGCCGCGGCCCCGGCGTGA
- a CDS encoding sigma 54-interacting transcriptional regulator, with amino-acid sequence MYGSNDSTERTSLGDALPIRSLRVVVIAGPEQGVAVTTEEESLRVGTAEGNDLVLADRTISRFHLEVRRTGAAVEVRDLGSTNGTRVGRVRLVDTAVEVELPVEIVVGATTLRVEDGAFGMREAHAQIRCGDLFGASPPMRSLFASLTKVAARATPVLVHGESGTGKELVARAIHDASPRHRGPFVVLDCGAISPALLASELFGHEKGAFTGAERRHLGVFERARGGTLFLDEIGELPSELQPALLGALERGRIRRVGGAEEIAIDVRVVSATHRDLRAEVNRNTFRLDLYYRLAVVTLRVPPLRERRDDVRLLIEHFLRSAGVETSAEELFGRDTLARFEAHAWPGNVRELRNAVEASIALGEPAIEIDEAPGVDGGATGVDALLELSYRDARARLLADFEQRYVRALLERAEWNVRRAARLASMDRSYLIDLMKKHGLS; translated from the coding sequence ATGTACGGCTCCAACGACTCGACCGAGCGCACCTCGCTCGGCGATGCGCTGCCGATCCGCTCGCTCCGTGTCGTGGTCATCGCAGGGCCCGAGCAGGGCGTCGCGGTGACGACCGAAGAAGAGTCGCTCCGCGTCGGCACCGCCGAGGGCAACGATCTCGTGCTCGCCGATCGCACGATCTCGCGCTTCCACCTCGAGGTCCGCCGCACCGGCGCCGCCGTCGAGGTGCGTGATCTCGGCTCGACGAACGGCACGCGCGTCGGCCGCGTGCGCCTCGTCGACACCGCGGTGGAGGTCGAGCTCCCGGTCGAGATCGTCGTCGGCGCGACCACGCTGCGCGTCGAGGACGGCGCGTTCGGGATGCGCGAGGCCCACGCGCAGATCCGCTGCGGGGATCTCTTCGGGGCGTCGCCACCGATGCGCAGCCTCTTCGCCTCGCTGACGAAGGTCGCGGCGCGCGCGACGCCGGTGCTCGTGCACGGCGAGTCGGGCACCGGCAAGGAGCTCGTCGCGCGCGCGATCCACGACGCGAGCCCGCGCCACCGCGGCCCCTTCGTGGTGCTCGACTGCGGCGCGATCAGCCCGGCGCTGCTCGCGAGCGAGCTCTTCGGGCACGAGAAGGGCGCGTTCACCGGCGCGGAGCGGCGGCACCTCGGCGTGTTCGAGCGCGCGCGCGGAGGCACGCTCTTCCTCGACGAGATCGGCGAGCTCCCGAGCGAGCTCCAGCCCGCGCTGCTCGGCGCGCTCGAGCGAGGGCGCATCCGGCGCGTGGGCGGCGCGGAAGAGATCGCGATCGACGTGCGCGTCGTCAGCGCGACGCACCGCGATCTGCGCGCCGAGGTGAACCGCAACACGTTCCGCCTCGATCTCTACTACCGGCTCGCGGTGGTGACGCTGCGCGTCCCGCCGCTGCGCGAGCGGCGCGACGACGTGCGGCTGCTCATCGAGCACTTCCTGCGCAGCGCGGGCGTGGAGACGAGCGCGGAGGAGCTCTTCGGCCGCGACACGCTCGCGCGCTTCGAGGCGCACGCGTGGCCGGGCAACGTGCGCGAGCTACGCAACGCGGTGGAGGCGTCGATCGCGCTCGGCGAACCTGCGATCGAGATCGACGAGGCGCCGGGTGTCGACGGCGGCGCGACGGGCGTCGATGCGCTGCTCGAGCTCTCGTACCGCGACGCGCGCGCGCGACTGCTCGCGGACTTCGAGCAGCGCTACGTGCGCGCGCTGCTCGAGCGCGCGGAGTGGAACGTCCGGCGCGCGGCGCGCCTCGCGAGCATGGATCGCAGCTACCTCATCGACCTGATGAAGAAGCACGGCCTGTCGTGA
- a CDS encoding sensor histidine kinase, whose amino-acid sequence MAARDRDRGSIESGSAPLAEIERRVLSCARLLLVTLWAPILTLGSVQAWLGGTLSIWAVLGTTLSYAVALTLFVLRRAPVRLQATLFCAGGTLVSWCSLLHAGPLLGVGLAMAATRTSWTIFFGRRGLVASVAAMLVVFALTAWASLEGISDIAERSPSAPRTAGVWLRLWLAMAAGLAFVGTLVHIVLEGHRTMVQRALASEQRIKEQSAELARTLDAETHARRAAEDATRVRDEFLTLASHELRTPLTSLKLGTQVLRRTSDGPHVERMDRQIRRLERLVASLLDTTQLASASVPLERADVDLAALVTEVVAKLDAERARSGSVVTVHAAGPVIGRWDRLGLDQVLTSLLENAIKFGAGRPIDVDVEPDGDAARIEVRDRGIGMSPEVLEHAFERFYRGVSWTKYGGLGLGLYVAHQIVATHGGTLTASSETGVGTALTIVLPTCIPPAPRRESARADVGVLSPRVAR is encoded by the coding sequence GTGGCCGCGCGCGACCGGGATCGTGGCTCGATCGAGAGCGGCTCCGCGCCGCTCGCGGAGATCGAGCGGCGCGTCCTGAGCTGCGCGCGGCTTCTCCTCGTCACGCTCTGGGCGCCGATCCTCACGCTCGGCTCGGTGCAGGCCTGGCTCGGCGGCACGCTCTCGATCTGGGCGGTGCTCGGCACGACGCTGAGCTACGCGGTCGCGCTGACGCTCTTCGTCCTGCGTCGGGCCCCGGTGCGGCTCCAGGCCACGCTGTTCTGCGCCGGAGGCACGCTCGTGAGCTGGTGCAGCCTGCTGCACGCCGGCCCGCTGCTCGGGGTCGGCCTCGCGATGGCGGCCACGCGTACCTCGTGGACGATCTTCTTCGGTCGTCGCGGCCTCGTCGCGAGCGTCGCCGCGATGCTCGTCGTCTTCGCGCTGACCGCGTGGGCAAGCCTCGAAGGCATCTCGGACATCGCGGAGCGCTCCCCGTCGGCGCCGCGCACCGCCGGCGTGTGGCTCCGGCTCTGGCTCGCGATGGCGGCCGGGCTCGCGTTCGTCGGCACGCTCGTGCACATCGTGCTCGAGGGCCACCGCACGATGGTGCAGCGTGCGCTCGCGAGCGAGCAGCGGATCAAGGAACAGAGCGCCGAGCTCGCGCGCACGCTCGACGCCGAGACGCACGCTCGTCGCGCCGCCGAGGACGCCACCCGCGTGCGCGACGAGTTCCTCACGCTCGCCTCGCACGAGCTCCGCACGCCGCTCACGTCGCTCAAGCTCGGCACGCAGGTGCTCCGTCGCACGAGCGACGGCCCCCACGTCGAGCGCATGGACCGACAGATCCGACGGCTCGAGCGGCTCGTCGCGTCGCTCCTCGACACGACGCAGCTCGCGTCGGCGAGCGTCCCGCTCGAGCGCGCCGACGTCGATCTCGCGGCGCTCGTGACCGAGGTGGTCGCGAAGCTGGACGCCGAGCGCGCGAGGTCGGGCTCGGTCGTGACGGTCCACGCCGCAGGGCCGGTGATCGGGCGGTGGGATCGACTCGGCCTCGATCAGGTGCTGACGAGCTTGCTCGAGAACGCGATCAAGTTCGGCGCGGGGCGCCCCATCGACGTCGACGTCGAGCCTGACGGCGACGCGGCGCGGATCGAGGTGCGCGACCGCGGGATCGGCATGAGCCCCGAGGTCCTCGAGCACGCGTTCGAGCGCTTCTACCGCGGGGTCTCGTGGACGAAGTACGGCGGGCTCGGCCTCGGCCTCTACGTGGCGCACCAGATCGTCGCGACGCACGGAGGCACGCTGACCGCGTCGAGCGAGACGGGCGTGGGCACGGCGCTCACGATCGTGCTTCCGACGTGCATTCCCCCCGCCCCACGCCGAGAGAGCGCGCGAGCCGACGTCGGCGTTCTCAGTCCGCGCGTCGCACGCTGA
- a CDS encoding tetratricopeptide repeat protein: MTLARALLLVLAVLASPALARAQDAAASAPVEDAARAFARGREAFDAQRFDEALEAFRRAYTLAPHDRVRFNVAVVLEELGRFREAAVEFDAVAASHQLDDDIRARAAASAQAARARLATLEIRSAHGVLDVEVDGAAACATPCEIEIDPGDHTISYRVDERAEERRVHAVSGARLAIVLELERVAPSVVEPSRGPLVDLGVLGGIGIGAAVVGAAGTIGFGLRATDLHDQWQRGGCAAISCDEGDVMTAMTNVSIAVLLSGLVALAVDLAFVDD; encoded by the coding sequence ATGACGCTCGCTCGCGCCCTGCTCCTCGTGCTCGCCGTCCTCGCGAGCCCCGCGCTCGCGCGCGCCCAGGACGCCGCCGCGAGCGCGCCGGTCGAGGACGCGGCGCGCGCGTTCGCGCGAGGTCGCGAGGCGTTCGACGCGCAGCGCTTCGACGAGGCGCTCGAGGCGTTCCGCCGCGCGTACACGCTCGCTCCGCACGACCGGGTGCGCTTCAACGTCGCGGTCGTGCTCGAGGAGCTCGGCCGCTTCCGCGAGGCGGCCGTCGAGTTCGACGCCGTCGCCGCCAGCCATCAGCTCGACGACGACATCCGCGCCCGCGCCGCCGCATCGGCGCAGGCCGCGCGCGCGCGCCTGGCGACGCTCGAGATCCGCAGCGCGCACGGCGTGCTCGACGTCGAGGTCGACGGCGCCGCCGCGTGCGCGACGCCCTGCGAGATCGAGATCGATCCCGGCGATCACACGATCTCCTATCGCGTCGACGAGCGCGCGGAGGAGCGCCGGGTGCACGCGGTCTCGGGCGCGCGCCTCGCGATCGTGCTGGAGCTCGAGCGGGTCGCCCCTTCGGTCGTCGAGCCCTCGCGAGGGCCGCTCGTCGACCTCGGTGTGCTCGGCGGCATCGGCATCGGCGCCGCGGTCGTCGGCGCGGCGGGGACGATCGGCTTCGGGCTGCGCGCCACCGATCTGCACGATCAGTGGCAGCGCGGCGGGTGCGCCGCGATCTCGTGCGACGAAGGCGACGTGATGACCGCGATGACCAACGTGTCGATCGCAGTCCTGCTCTCGGGCCTCGTCGCGCTCGCGGTCGATCTCGCGTTCGTCGACGACTGA